TCAAATTTTTTAATTGGTCTTGAAATAAAACTCGATGAATAATCTGCAACTAAGTTTACACCTTCTGgaattaaatcaaatggaaatccaccttcttcactatcTTTATCGTGTGGGAATTGAATACCATTTATAGTTTCATTCTCacaataatatatatatgcagcatcttttgaaaatttatattcatctttgGAAGGTAATCTAGTccaagaagatgattttgttgaagCTGCTATTCTAGGTTCACCGAATGAAGGACAATTTGGGAATGGTGCTGCACATAATCTTTGTGCTTCTGCATATGCTTTAGATGACCATGATCCGGTTAAGACATAATCTAATATAGGTGGTTTGAATTCTTCTGCTGGGACTGGATGAGCTTGTCGATGAGCAGCTAAAAGGTTCAAAACTGTAGCTGAGAATTGTCCTGTACCTCCTCCTTGAGTGAATAAAACGGTATAATTATCTGGAATCTGTAAAAGTTCCCTTAAATCGGCTGGAATAGATAGGAAACGTGGTTGAATTAGTTGTTAAACATTACAAAGCAGGATACAACAGAGTGAACAACTCACCCTCTGCACCTTCGATAACAGCTTTGAATTCTTTTCCTCTATGTGACAATTCGCAAATACCCATACCGATATCTTCATAATtcaataaacctaaagcagcttcttcCAACACGTTAGTGGGAAGAGGTGAAGGTCCAGCTGCAAAGTTATGTACTTGTTGTCGAGTAGGCATTTTTAGTGATGTCTTAGATTTGTCTCTTTCTATAAATATGAGAGTTAAATCGATGTGAGAGATGTAGATATCCGATGTTCAAGTACAAAAGCAACAAGCTGTTAAATGTACCAACTTTTTCCAGGATATCCCGAATACTCGTAAATAATCAGATCATATAATCACAACAAAGTCAATCTCGCCATCGATACGGGATTATATCGAGTCAAGATATCTATCCATCGTGGGAAAGTACACGATTGCAAGTTATATAAGGTTAAATCATGACAGGCACGAGATCAGATTATGTAACTATCGTTGTTATGATGAATACAACGTTAACTAGAGTATACTACACTGAAACAGAAGACACAAGATAAGACGGACAATTCTCATCACTGTATAATACCTTGCAGCAAACACATCATACCTGAGCATTTACTTGATATGCATTGAACGAATATCGTCCCAGATCATATGTACCGTGAATAAGAACCAAAGAGCCCAACACTGATATTGGAACAACCAATATCTGATGAAATTTGGCACCAATTATCATACCGTTTTGCGCATGACGTTGTAAAGTATAATCAAGGTTTGATTCAGAAGTAAGTGTCTTGCATTTCTCCATTCAAACAGATAAACATACACAAGATCACTGAACGTTATCATTCTTGATTGTTACTAGGGAAGCATGTAAATGTAAAATCGCGCTGTAAACGACTTTTTACCAGTTTGTAATCATGTATGTCTAAAAGAGTCAGTTGTAAATGTATTGTAGATAAAAGCATCTATCCCGGTACCCCATCTGCGCCAAAACCCAAACAAAGGGACACATCTACTTCGTGATCAGTATTTGTCGACAATGTCATCGATCAACGTATCTGTACGAACAGCAGCTTTACTAGCTTTATCTCAAGATATCTGCGCTTTAATCTCACTTACGATAGAATCTATTTTATCTACTATCAACTATATTTATCGATTTATTCTTTATCTATTTGGTTTAGGAAATGGAGTTACACTTAAcaaagaaagacaaaatcGAAGAGAAAGTGGGAAAGGTTGTGGGATTGTCATTTTAGGTGCTGATCAAGGTATGtcattacctgatttacccAGCTTTCTAGCCGATTCCTGATTATTTAGTCAATAAAGTCAGTTTCACGCTGATAAAAACCTGTTTCATAATAGCTGCAGGACAAAGTCTTACACTTCATTTAGCTAAAATAGGATACACGGTATTTCCTTTGAttccattaccttcaccttcatcaccttcacataCATCATCTGCCTTGACACATCTATTATTAACTTGGTCAAGTATACAAAAGAGATTAAGATCAAAATTTCCTGGTCATTCAGGTAATGTCGTCCCTGTTATGATTGATCCTGAATATAATCTAGATGATAAACGGttagataatgaagaagaaggaggagaaggtAGATTTCAACATGCTGGTGAAACTGTTAGAGCATATTGTAAAGAGAACGAATTAACTTTAGTTTCAATCATCTGTACAAGTGGAAAACTCAAAACTCCATCAATGACCGTCAATGATACAGCCAATTTCAATCTGCATCAAGCACCTTTCAGAAGATCAAAGAACgttaatggtaaatcaagtaGAATGACAGGAGATGTCTCGCCTACATCAATGCAAAGATCGTTGTCTGCTCCTTCATGTTCTTCACCTGGTCATGATGACAATCCACCCGCGAGATCCAGTGATTCCACCGGACatgaaatgaatttgatagaTGAGACTACCTCAATTACGAAAGtcaatccaccttcaaaGTCAGCCGGTACCATCAAAAAACCCCCTGTCATTCCACAACCTTCACTACCAATACATGCTTTGACGTTATCAGAACAACCAACtctattatcattatatcgATCAAACATCCTCGATCcgttatcaataatcaaagaATTACACGATTTATTGTCTATatcaaataccaaaaatTTGCCAAGAGGTAGAATTGTGTTTGTAAACGGTGAAAACAATGGTAAAATTGTTGAATTAAATAACTACGATAATGGTATAGATACAATGTATTATGGTTATGAGAAGAACAAAAGGGCATTTGAGTTTATCGATACtgtaagaaaagaaatgattaGTCTTGTTAAGGACGAGATGAGTGGTGTTGGTGTTGATGTCTGTCAGGTTATTGTCGGCAAGTTATTTTATGTTGTCTAGTTGCACTAGAGCGGAGGCTAATGGGGTGACTGCTACCGATAATGGTGTTTCAGGTCCGATGTCACCTCGGATAGGTACAGCAGGATATCATTTACGTCGTTCAAGTGAAGACAGCAACGAAGGCGCTTCTGCTATTCTAGACGATACCTTGCAAAGGTTAGCTAAGTTGATCAGAATATTTCGTGActcaaaagctgatgatgatcgTAGTACCAAATACAACTTCCCTTCCATCTTGTTCTCTTCTCCTGGTACAGTGAAGAAATGTGAGTTAAAAACACCGTATTTATGTTTATTCCAACAGAATGTTCCCAAGACTCATTATTACTGCTATGTGTGCTTAGCGCGAGAAATTGTAAGTTGCTCTTCTGATCACCCTCGATATTCCAAATCGGCCTCTTTTTATCTGTTGAACGCAACGGGAAATCCAAGATATTGATCCCATTCTGACTTTCATTCACAGGCTGTATcagtaaagttgaatcttATCAAACGATTTTGGGCGGTTGACGATGCTTTATTATTTTCTTCGGTACGAAGAGCCATAGAAGATCCTTATGCTAGGTCCTATCATAGAGCAGGATTAAGTCCTATTATACAAGAGCTTATTGGTATAGTACCCTTCAATCTGGGTTTCAAATGCCAAACTATCATTGTTGAAATGGTAAAGATTGTTCTTGAGGTTCAATGGACATTGAATGAATGGTGGAGAGGCTTTTTGGGGGATAGTAATGATGAGTATCCGTTGAAGAAATAGAGGTGGAACGTGGGGGACTGTTTCCAAGGAATTTAAGGTTACCTTCATTTCCGTTTTTAACGGCATCCAAGAACATCCTATCttgtattatcatcaacatcgtTCATGCTTTAATCATTGAGCGTAAATATACACACATGTTGTACCAGTTGCAGTATAAAACAAATGAGGACGGGGTAGACCAGTCGAGTCGAATCAAGTTGTATCAATTCTTCCATCTTGTACATTTTTATTTGTCCTTTTCTCGCTCCTTCATTGCTTATCAAGATTCTGAGGTTTCtaacatatatacatacatcaCGATTTTATACATTGCACGCCGTCTTTTACCAGACATATGTACATCCTAGTTAAGCTAGACGACATTTTCACGAATTCTAATATGCTACAGATCTTGCTTTATTATCCAGATACGATCGCTATTGTCGAATGATCCGTTTTTCTATCCTGTTAGTATCCCTGTTCTGTGAAAGACTTAACTGGGTCTAGCATACACTCTCGCCTACTTCTCCGATGTCatagaggaagaagaagaaggaggaggaaaGTAATTAGGTATGACAGATTTATAAACTTCCTCGTCTTTTTTAGAGAAAACCACGTAAATTACACGAGTGACCTAAGAGAGAACGAAAGAAGGAGAATTTAAACATTATTTTATGAAGTTGCATGACCCTTACAAGATTTGCTTCAACTTACAGATTGGTCATTCTCTAGGAATTTCCTAGTTGTTTTGATAGCAATTTCAGTTGCATCTTTTATGGGATAACCATCTGAAAccatatatacataacaTTCAACCTTAATGATTAGCAAATGAGTTTTTAGAcggaatatatatatactcacaaACACCAGTTGAAATACTTGAGAAACCAATAACTCCACCATCATATTTTTTACATAGATTTAATGAACTCTCATAACATGattgtaattgattttgacatttttcCTTGTGTTTAGATGAATATATAGGTCCAACTGTATGAGCAACGtattttgatggtaactACAATATCGTGAAATGTTCCGAATCAGCCATTAACATCCAAGAATACAAAGTAGAAGGGGGTAGTTAGCCTGTTGTGTCAAACTTACCTCATAACCTCTTGTAACTTTAGTTTCACCAGTTTcagcaccacctaaacctttacattcatctaataattctggTCCTGCTGCTCTATGTATAGCTccatctacaccacctccacctaacaatgatgaatttgcTGCATTCACTATCATATCAGCCTAGAAGGTAGGGTGAAAGCAGCGTTATCGTGGTGATATTAGTCAGTACACCAATAAATGTTAATAAGGTTGCTCATCATGGACACACCTTGAGCTTAGTTatatcacctatatcatTCAGTACAATAAGAGTATAAGCTTGATCCACTGTACTATTATTGAGGGTATAAAGCAACTTACCTCGCCAGATACTGACTCTCTTATTTAGAACTTCATCGTGGTTGTACTTCACTTCGCCATCTCCAGCAACAACCTCACCAGAAGAATATAGATCAGCTAAAGTCGGTATATCTGATGGGGAAGTGCTCATTTTCCTTGTGGACAAGTTATAGTGAAGGTAAAGTCGAGATGAGGTCGCGATTTGCGATCTATGTACGTCTTTCGTAAAGCTGTTTCTGAACAATATACGAGTATGTGCGAAAGACATATGTGTTCAGAAAGGTTATttcagttgaagaagaaggaaatatagatagaaaatgaaaagaaaggattaTCATTTATGTAGTATCCGCTCGCAAGAAGCTTTGCATCTTAAATGTTGACACGTCATTTTGGCTTTCTCCGAGACCCGTGCGCAACCATATATGTATACTAATTCACAACAACGCATAATTCGTACTTAATGCTTCGTGTTTTGTTCTCGATAGCGAGAGGTTTGGCGGGGAAGAGATGAATGACGGTGCAATGTCATATCTATACATATTATACAACAGCTACTTCTATATTTGGTTCTATACCGTAGTTTTTCATTATGCCAGATATCCCAACCAGCTAATCATATCTCATGTAACGTTTGAGGAATCAACCTGTTCGAAAGAGTACTGATATAGGAAAGCTAGTGATCTATCGATGTTGAGAGTGAGAGAGACCAATATGAACCATGATAACAAACTTGTAGTCTTGATGACATATAATCTATTGTTccattctttttccatttaccGAAACAAAGTGATATACCACTATCATAGCCATAGCTGCGATACCGAGACCGTTAGAAAGGTTTGTGAGAGTATCGTCGGAAATCATGATGTTCTATAGATTGTATGCTATGTTGGAGTCGCCCATTAGCTTGACCAACTACAAATACAGAGTTGTGTTTGAGAAAACTCACTGTAAGGTATTTTATGTGTGTAGCCGCAGTCTAATTTAAGTTAGAAATGATTTCCTGttgattttcagatttgaaTGGCCGATTAAGTAGGATCTGAGAGTAATATATGATCTCCTCTTGCCAGCTTGACGTTTCCTGCTTTTTTGCTTGTCAATTATGTGAACAGCgaaaagaatgggaaaagTGAATagacgatgaagatagtACCAGTAGTTACGCCGGTTGAGAACTCAACGTTGCTCCGGAATTGATCTGATGTTTCGCGCTCAGTTAACGTCATAACaaccatcattattaccagatgataataacaatattCAACTGTATTTATTgcctttctcttcttctcaagCCTTTTTAAGCAATTCACCTACATGGATCATCATGGCAGGCTTTTCGATACATCCATTATTGCCATCTctgaaggtcaaggtgaCAGCTATACATCAACAAGGTACGTCGTTAAGATCACTAACTATCACCCGGAGTCCATCTCAAGCTAATCTCGTGCAAAACAGATGATAGGTTATACATCGGTCTTGCGAACGGATCTTTACAGATATACTCTTATACAACTCCACCAGGAGATGAGGTACCAAAAGTTGAATTGCTCAAAACACATACTTTAGGCAAAAGGCAGATAGATCAAATCGGGATACTAGGAGAATCAAAACAGATAATAATCTTAtctggtaaatcagatatcttCAATTGGACATGGCGTGTGATGACCTTAGCTGATACCTTGTGCTCGAATGCCTTTAGATACTGTTGTAACTCTATATTCACTTCCTGATCTACCGAAAAAGGGATCTACAATACTAAATCAAGCTAGATCAGCACATTGTTTCGCCAACACGGTATATACAACGAATAAAGGGAAGAAAACAGATTCTACCGCTACTGTTGACAATGGAGTGAAAGAGCTGTTGATAGTTGGATGTAGGAAGAAAGTGGTTGTTTATGGAGCAGGAAAAGGCGGATTGAAAGAAGGTTGGGTAAGTGTTACTGTTTTGTGCATTAATTCCTTTTCTACTCTTTGCAATGTGTACAGGGGgattgataaatttggtttatatAGGAACTGAATTTACCTCATTCACCAAGACACATCATATttccttcaacaccttcattAAATTCGGTTCCAAGTCTGCCAGAAACTATACATTTACTATTCACAACCCAAACATCAGTTCTATTACATATAAATCCcacatcatcagcaaatagATTAAATGTATCTGATATCACTACTGCCCCAGCACCACCTTCGAGTTCATCTAGCTTGACgactgaagaaggtggtggaagtGGTATGACAATGGGAATGGGTGCTTTGACGGGATTAGGTGGATATGTTGGTTTAGGTACGAAATCAGCTGCACCTTTAGGTATAAGGACAGTCGGAGGAGAAGTATTGTTGGCTAGAGATGGTAAATTTATCTGTTCTGCCTTATGAAGGATTATCAGCTGACGCATATCACACTATAATAGATCTAGGTGTTTTCTTGTCAAGTGAAGGAAATTATACAAGGACTGAATCTCTGCAATGGCCTGGTTCTCCAGATGCATTGGGTAAGTGTGACTTCCTTGGTCATATTGTGCTATACTGACTCAAGCGTCGACATGTTGTTCTCCAGCATTTGCCAATCCGTATATACACTCTGTTGTACCCGTACTGCCATCATCGACAGCCTCAACATCGTCAGCTATACCTATACCGActattcaaattcacctggCACCTACTTTAGCTCTTCGTCAAGCGATCACACTCCCAGCACCTTCTACGGGCGGTCTGGCAGTCAGTCATATGATAATACCACAAGGAGCTCTTCCATCGGCTATACCAGCAGATAATATGTCGTCTTCAACTAAAATGTTGATTACTTCCACACCAACTGACAGACATCTGTCGCAATCTGAAGGAAGTTCGATATGGGCCTTGAATTCTAGTGACATAGGggaagaagttgatcaacTTGTTAGAGAAGGTAGAGTTGGAGATGCCATCGGTCTAGTGGAAGCTGTTGGGGAGAATGGTCTGCCACCGGTAAGCTTGATTCGTATATGCCTGAGGACGCAGACCAAGCTCATTCTCTTCGCTCTAAGTCACGCCGTCTACCCCACCTCAAAACATTACAAGCGGTTACACAAATCGCTAAAGGGGAATATCAAGCCGCAATAGAAACattcttgatattcaatGTCAATCCAGCTTTAGTGTTATCACTATTCCCCGCTGAAACCATCTCAGGTAGATTACATGTACCCAGGGACAGATGTATGGAACTGTTTGGCGCTGTGGAGGGAGCGAAATTGGAGCCTACCAATGGTGCGGAGAAAGAGGAATCGACTGCTAAGGGAATACTGAAATCTGttgctggattaggtggacTAACGAAAAAGAATAGTGTAAATGGCTTGAAGGATATGGCCAGTGATGTTGCCAGTATACGAAGTGGGAAAAGTGTTGATAAAGAGGGTGACAAAGAGAAAGTACCAATAATGAAGGAGGATGATCGTAGGTGTTAAAAATGAAGATCTAATCTCCAAATTCTGATCGAAAAAAAAATAGCTGATGATCGTTTTCAAAACTAATTTTGTAGCTATACCACCCCGTGCAGCATTAGAGGCATTGATGTATTTCTTATCTGATAGAAGACAAAAATTAGCTGGAGCAATAACGACAAAccctttacctaaagaatcaTCTTATCCTGCACTGTCAACTCTATCAGCTGAGGAACAACATGCTTTACCCTCCATACCATTCACAGAATTGAGTCCCGAACAATTATTAAGAGTTGCTCAAGTTATTTATACTGGTCTAATTAAAGTTTATTTAGTTGCTAGACCTGTTTTAGTTGGTAGTCTATGTAGAATTGAAAATTGGTGTGATGTCGAAGAGGTTGAAGAGTTGCTTAAAGCTCAAAGAGCGAGTTGCGTTTTTACCATACTGGTTCTGCTTCTAGCTAACAGAATATATTCTTGTAGAAATTTGGCGATTTGATCGATCTGTATCAAGGGAAAAAAATGCACGCTAAGGCCCTCAAAATGTTACATGAGTGAGTTCATGAATTTTTATCTCCTTTATAACTTCCTCATAAGCTAAATGACCCCGATGTGAACAGATTggcagaagatgaagaagacaaaCTTGATCGATATCCACCCACCATTCGATATCTTCAGAAGCTTGGTTCCTCTGAACTTGACTTAATTCTTGAATCATCGAAATGGGTCTTCAATGAGGATCCCGCAATGGCCTTACAGGTTAGTCTTGCGCATATAAATCATTGAAATTACTGCTGATTTCCATTTCTCACTAGATTTTTACTGcagatgaacctgaagtgGAATCTCTCCCTAGATCGGATGTCATGCGATTCCTGGAGAAAACCGACCAAGA
This is a stretch of genomic DNA from Kwoniella dendrophila CBS 6074 chromosome 3, complete sequence. It encodes these proteins:
- a CDS encoding phosphoserine transaminase — its product is MPTRQQVHNFAAGPSPLPTNVLEEAALGLLNYEDIGMGICELSHRGKEFKAVIEGAEADLRELLQIPDNYTVLFTQGGGTGQFSATVLNLLAAHRQAHPVPAEEFKPPILDYVLTGSWSSKAYAEAQRLCAAPFPNCPSFGEPRIAASTKSSSWTRLPSKDEYKFSKDAAYIYYCENETINGIQFPHDKDSEEGGFPFDLIPEGVNLVADYSSSFISRPIKKFEKHAIIYAGAQKNLGPSGVTVLIIRNDLLIDTTKIQNELGCLPCLPITYEYKILSDNKSLYNTPPTFPIYVSALVLKHLIKNKGGLKGLEDINREKSQLLYETLEKAEKQQKAKLVVRDSNARSWMNVTFNIEGDSEKEKKFLEGAENKGFKQLKGHRSVGGIRASLYNAVAFESVKLLCEYIEEFCEL